From one Simplicispira suum genomic stretch:
- a CDS encoding phosphatase PAP2 family protein — MSHVASRSSHRNSTQHTNNLHLLGWTLAAFGLLVAWDAGGLDREVAHWFGGVHGFPLRDQWFFVHVMHEGARRLAWLAALALVLAVWWPFGVLRGTNRAERLQLAVTTLLALAVVSALKYASTTSCPWDLAEFGGVARYASHWALGTVDGGAGKCFPAGHASAGFAFIGGYFVLRRSQPLAARIWLGSVLVAGFVLGLSQQIRGAHFQSHTLWTGWLCWTTAWFVDMAFHRDALCDANAASVVGTTEAH, encoded by the coding sequence ATGTCTCATGTAGCCTCCCGCAGTTCGCATCGCAACAGCACCCAACACACCAACAATCTACACCTTCTCGGCTGGACGCTAGCTGCTTTCGGCCTGTTGGTTGCCTGGGATGCCGGGGGCCTGGATCGGGAGGTGGCACATTGGTTCGGCGGAGTTCATGGCTTTCCTTTGCGTGACCAATGGTTCTTCGTGCACGTGATGCACGAGGGCGCACGCCGCTTGGCGTGGTTGGCTGCTTTGGCGCTGGTACTGGCGGTCTGGTGGCCCTTCGGTGTCCTGCGCGGTACCAACAGAGCTGAACGACTGCAACTTGCAGTCACTACTCTGTTGGCGCTGGCGGTAGTGAGCGCCCTGAAATATGCCAGTACGACCAGCTGCCCCTGGGACCTTGCCGAGTTTGGCGGCGTTGCACGTTACGCCTCGCACTGGGCGCTGGGAACGGTCGATGGGGGCGCTGGCAAGTGTTTTCCCGCAGGACACGCTTCAGCAGGTTTTGCCTTCATTGGTGGCTATTTTGTGCTGCGCCGAAGCCAGCCACTCGCTGCGCGGATCTGGCTGGGAAGCGTTCTCGTAGCGGGGTTTGTGCTCGGCCTGTCACAGCAGATACGCGGGGCGCACTTTCAGAGTCACACCCTGTGGACGGGCTGGTTGTGCTGGACCACTGCATGGTTCGTCGACATGGCATTCCACCGAGACGCTCTTTGCGACGCAAACGCGGCCAGCGTTGTCGGAACAACAGAGGCCCATTGA